AGGCTCAGCTTGCGCCCGGGGTCGATCTCTTGCCGAGTGACATGATCCCGAGTGTTGTGGGCACGCACCGGTTCGTCGAATCCGACGTCTCCACGGCGACGCTCCTCGTTGATCCAAGCGACCGCGAGGCTCTGCCCTCGAACAGGCCGAACCTCGTGCAAACCGCGGGGGCGCTCGGCATGAGCCAATTCATTTCCCCGTGCGGCGGTTTTGCCACGGCGAGCGAAACCAACCTCGCGGCTTACCTCGCGTTCTTGAGTCTTGCGACCGGCGGCGAGATCGATCTTGACAAGAACGGTTCGGCACCGGCGTCGGTTGTGCCCCACACCGAGGCGGTAAGTGCGGCCCTCCCCGAAGCTCGTGAGAAGGCCGCGCTTAACCCGAGTGAGTTCACAGCATGGCTCGCGAGTCACCGTACCGAGATCGCGAACTGCGGTTAGTCGCGTAGGGGCAGTGTGCGCTAGTCGTTTTTGCGCTCAACGACTTTGCCGTTGACACGGCGGGTGCGAGAGCGGCGGCGACGCTTGCGAGGCGCCTTTTCGCCCTCGGTCTTCGCGGCGCGCTCGGTGGAGTTCCGCTCTGCGCGACCGCTTCCGCGGCCACCGCGACGGTTCCCACCGCGGTGACGGTGCTCGCTGCGTCGATTACGTGAATCGGGCCCGCCGAGATCCTCGATCTTTTCTGCCTCGAGCCCCGCGCGCGTGCGCTTGTCCTTCGGGAGCGTGCCCTTCGCGCCCTCGGGGATGTTGAGGTCGCTGAAAAGGTGCGGCGAGGTCGAGTAGGTCTCGCGCGCCTCGGTTGACTCGAGGCCGAGCTGGCGGGCGATGAGCGCCCAGCGTGCGAGGTCTTCCCAGTCGACGAACGTGACCGCCGTACCGCGTTTGCCAGCGCGGCCCGTGCGGCCTGTGCGGTGAAGGAACGTCTTGTCGTCTTCCGGCGCCGTGTAGTTGATGACGTGGGTGACGTCGTCGACGTCGATACCTCGCGCCGCGACGTCGGTCGCGATGAGCACGTCAATCTTGCCCGTGCGGAACGCGCGCAGTGCTTGCTCGCGCGCGCCTTGGCCGAGGTCGCCGTGCAGGGGAGCGGCGGCGAATCCGCGCGACTCGAGGTCGTGGGCCGTGCGATCGGCCTCGCGCTTCGTGCGCGTGAAGACGATGGTGAGCCCGCGGCCCTCTGCTTGGAGAATGCGCGCGAGGACCTCGATCTTGTCGAGTTGATGGGCGCGGTAGACGACCTGCGTGATGTCGGCCTTCGTGCGGGCCGTATCGCCTGGATCATGGGCACGAATATGGGTGGGGTGCGACATGAAACGACGCGCGAGCGCCATGATTTGCGCGGGCATCGTGGCCGAGAAGAGCATGGTCTGGCGTTTTGCGGGTGCGGCCTTGAGAATTTTTTCGACGTCCTCGAGGAAGCCGAGGTCGAGCATCTCATCGGCCTCGTCGAGAACCGCGACCTTCACGTGTGAAAGGTCGAGGTACTTCTGGCGCATGAGGTCAATCAGGCGCCCCGGGGTGCCCACGACGATGTCGACGCCCTTATTGAGGGCTTCGATCTGCGGCTCGTACGAGCGGCCGCCGTAGACCGTGAGCACGCGAGCGCCGCCGCGCTTACCCGCGGCCTGAATGTCGGTGCTCACCTGAACCGCGAGTTCGCGTGTGGGCACAACGATGAGTGCCTGCGGCTTACCGAATGCCGAGTCGCTCTCGGGGATATCGCGGTCCACCGTTTCGAGCGCGGGGATGCCGAAGCCGAGAGTCTTACCCGTGCCGGTCTTGGCCTGGCCGATGATGTCCCGCCCCTTCAAAGCGATCGGGAGGGTCATGGCCTGGATCGGGAAGGGGGCGGTAATGCCTTTTTCCGCGAGCGAGGAGACGATGTCCTCGCGCACGCCGAAGTCGGCGAAAGTCTGGTTGTCAGTCACGTTCCGGTACTACTTTCCGTTAGCCCAGGAAACCGACGCGGCGCGGCTCTTCGGTCGAGTATTCGACGTAGTTGATGCGCGCCCCGGGCACGAGAACCGTGCGACCCTTGGTGTCTTTGACCGTGAGGAGCGAGCTCTCGGCGATGGCCTTTTCCACGAGTGCGGAGAGATCCTCTGCGCTCATGTCGGTTTCGAGCGACAGTTCCCGCGACGAATGCGTGACGCCAATGCGAATTTCCATGGGGTGTCCTTTTCTCATGTGCGCACTGGGGCGCACGGTTTGCGAGCCGCACTCACCGCACGAACCTCGGTGAAATCGTGGCGAGGATCGGGGGCGCGGCAAAAGGTCAGCGGCGCTCGGCGGGCTGGCCGCGCAGCGCACACTGATCCCAGTGTATCGACCGTGGGCGAAAAAGAGTGCAGCGTTCGCTGAGAGCGGTTACTCGGGATTCTTGGTGAGCTCGTCGTTGCGCGGCTCGAATGCGCGGATGCCGCCCGTGAGCAGCTTCGCGAGTGACGACAGCATCAGTTCGCGGCGCTCATCCGAGGCGCCGTCCGCTTCGCGCGCGATCGCTTGCACCGACGTCACGAATGTGCGCCCCACCACGACTGCCTGCTCGGGGGAGAGCTCGCGAGCACGGGCAAGGAGCGAACCGACTGATTCGGCGGCGCGCGAGGTCGCGCGCGTGACCTCCTCCTGTACGCGTTCGGTCACGTATTCGCTCCCGAAAAAGAGCTTGAGCATGCTTGAGCGCGTGTCGAACACACCGAAGAACACCTCGATGCCCTCGCGCACGCGCTCTTTCGTCGAAGCCCCCTCGAAAGCGAAGTCGTCGATACGAGCGCGAAGAACTTCACCGATGTGCTCGATCACGGCGATGTAGAGATCCTCTTTAGAATCGAAGTGCTGGTAAAGCACGGGCTTTGTGACACCAGCGGCCTCGGCGATGTCGTCCATCGACGTGGGATGGTACCCGCGCTCACCGAAACACGACGTGGCGACGTCGAGAAGCTGGGCGCGGCGTTCTGCGCGAGGAAGGCGGCGGCGCATGGTGTCTCCTGGTGGTTCGGGTAGGCGTTGGTGATCAACGCGATGGAGTCTTATCTGGGTAGTTTAGTTGTCTCACCCCCATGATGGGATGAAATACCTCCACCTAGGCTGGTGGAAGCTCGGTCAGGTAAGGGGAGAAGAATGCAGGAAAAGCCCGCGGGCCTGCGCCTTGCGTCGATGACTGCCCCGTCAAAACTCGCGAATTTTACGAGGGACACTCCGGGCGTGGCGGCAGCGCACGTGCTCGAGTGCGTGGGGCGAGGGATTCCGACGTTCGCCTACGGTCCACCGAGAAGCGGGAAATCCTCCCTGTGCGCCCACGCTGCATGGGAAGCGATGCGTGAGGGGACTCAGGCCCGGTCCGTCGTGCTTCTCGCTCCCACGAGGGAGCGCGCCGCGCTTCTTCGCGACGAGCTTTCGCGTCGCGCCATGGCAGCCCATGGCAGGGGCGCTGAGCAGCGGCGTGAACTTCCCACCATCATGACGCCGCTCGCCTACGCGTTTGCCCTCGTGAGTGAGGAAGCGGCGCGGAACGGGCGCGCACAGCCGAGCCTTGTGACCGGTGCGGATCAGGACGCGCTTCTCGAAGAGCTCCTCGCGGAGATTCCTACGACGTGGCCAGAGTCGATCGACCCGGCGGCCCTCTCTCTCGCGGGTTTTCGCGCGGAACTTCGCGACCTCGTGAGCCGTTGCACCGAGCGGGGCATGACACCCGCGCAGCTCGCCGCGCTCGGCGTGGAATTCAGGCGCGAGGAATGGCAGGCGGCAGCAAGCGTTTTTGAGTCCTATCTCGACTCGCTCGCGCTGGAGAGCACTATGGCGATCGATGCCGGTCTTCGCCTCGATTCCGGGGTGCTCGTGGATCGCGCGTGCGCGGTGATCGAGGCGGCGGACGAGGTGGCTCTGCTTGCCGTGGATGACGCGCAGGATTTCACCGCGAGTGGCGTGCGAATCGTCACGGCGCTCGCCTCGAGTGCCGCCCGCGTGCTCGTGACGTCGAGCCCTGATACGACTGTCGAGGGGTTCCGTGGAGGCATGGCGGATGCGGCCTCGCGCATGGCGAATTCACCGGCGCTCGCGCACCGCGAATGCGCATCGCTCGTGCTTGACGGGGGGCTCGATCAACACCCCGCGCTCGCCCGGGTCACAGCTTTACTCGCGTCGCGACTACCGCTCGCGGGGGCCCCGAGCGCGCTGCGGAGTGCAGCGCATGAAGAAAGCACCTCCGAGGCTTTCGCATTCGCGCTCGCCGCTAATGACGAGGGCGAGGCGCGCGACATCGCTACAGCTATCCGTCTTCTCGGGGCCGTGCACGACGTCTCTCGCGACGATATCGCCGTCGTCTGCCGTTCCGCCTCGGCTGCACGCGCCCTTGCAGAGCGCCTCACACGCGTGGGAATCGACGCTGAGGCTCCCCTTCGCGCGAATCCGCTGCGAGACGAGCCCGTCATCCGCGATCTCTTCACGATCCTCGCGTGGGCTCTCGGGATGCAGCAGCTACGCGCCGAGCGACTCGTGGAGATTTTGCGTGGGCCCTGGGGCGGAATGGACGACGGCATGCTGCGTGAGCTGCGTCGCTGGGCCCTCGCACACGACACGCACACCCTCGGGGATGCGGCGATCCTTGCGATCGTGGAGAACACGGACGCGCCGTTGCCGGATGCGACGAAAGAGAGCGACGGCACGGCACATAGCAGGGAGCGCTATCTCCGTGCGGTCACGGCGCCCCTTCGGCGACTGCGGCGCATGCGCGAGGCCATCGTGGCCGCTCGAGAGAACGGAATCCTCCCGCTCCTGTGGGCCGCGTGGGAGTCCTCGCACCTCGCTACTCGGTGGCAGAATGACGCGATCGCCCTGGCCTCAACCGTGCAGGCCCGCTCGCGCGCAAAACTCGCCAACTCGCGTCTCGATTCCCTCGGAGCGCTCTTCACGGCCGCCGACCGCTACGAGGAACGCCGCGGAGGCGACGACATCGCCGTCTTCATGGCCCATATTGAAGCCCAGGCCGTCCCGGAAGATTCACTCAGCGCCCGCGGAAGGGTGAGCGGCATTGTTCGCGTGCTCACGCCTGCAGCCGTCGCGGGAGAGAGCTTCGATACCGTCATCCTTGCGGGCCTCAACGAGGGAGCTTGGCCGAATCTTCGCCTTCGCTCGGGAATTCTTGGAGCCGCCGATCTGGCGCTCCACCTCGATAACCCCGGCATCGCGCTCAACCGCGCCGAGCTGCGTGCACTTCGGCGAAGTGCAAACCTCAACGACGAGATCCGCCTCGCAGTTGCGGCACTTTCCCGCGCGCGAAACCGCATTCTTGTGACCGCGGTGGAGAGCGAGGACACGGCGCCCTCCGCTCTGTTCCGGGTGCTGTGCAACGACGCGCGAAGCACGGGGATGCCGTTCGGCTGGGTGGCGTCGGCCCTAGCGAGCGCGAACCCGGGACCGTTCCCCGAAACCCGCCAGCTCGTTGCTGCACTCGCACGTGCGCTCGCGGTCGAGCCACGCGAAAGTCCCGGCAGAACCCACCTCGCTTCGCTCCTTGCTGCGCTCGAGCGTGAAGGTGTCGAAAGTGCGAACCCCGAAACCTGGTACCACCAGGACCTCACGCGTACCGATGCCCCTTTCCCTTCAGGCAGTACGCTCACCCTTTCCCCGTCGAGCCTTGCGACGGCCTCGCAGTGCCCGCGTGCGTTCCTCCTCGAGAGCGCGGGCGCGCGTAACCCCGGTGGAGTAGCGCAAGAAATTGGCACACTCGTTCACGCGCTCGCCGAGGCCCATCCAAAGGCAGGCGCGGCAGAACTCGTCGCCGAGTTTGCCAAGAGTGAGCCCGCGGACGACGTGGAGAAGCAGAACTGGCGTACGCGAGCCGAGCGCGCGCGCCTCATCCGCATGCTCGAAAAACTTGGCGCGTATCAGAGCGCGCACCAAAACGTCGCCGCGGTCGAGAAGCGGTTCTCGGTAGCGCTCGGCGACGGGGTCGAGATCCGCGGCTCGATCGACCGGATCGAGCGGGAGACGAGCGGCCTTCGCGTGGTGGATTACAAGACGGGGAAAACCGCGAAGTCAAAAACGGATGCGGAACGCGACCCGCAGCTTGCCGCCTACCAGTACGCGCTCGCGCACGGCGGAAGTGGGGAAAAGCTCGAGGGAGCGAGCCTCGTGTACGTTGGCACAGACGCACAATCGAGTGCTGTACGGTACCAGCCGGCGCTCGGCGAAGGCGATGACCCCGAGTGGTTCGAGAAGCTTGTGCGAGACATTGACGCACGCTTGCGCACCGCCGGCGTGAGTCTGGTGCGCAACCCTCACTGCACGGTGTGCCCCGTCAAGCGCTCATGTCCGCTCTACCAGGAGGAAATGTGACCACGGTGCGTTTTCGCGCGCGCGAGGTCGCGCATCTTCTTGGCCAGCACGAGCCCACGCCTGAACAGGTGGCGGTCATCGAATCGCCTCTCGCCCCAGCCCTCGTCGTCGCGGGCGCGGGAAGCGGGAAAACTGAAACGATGTCGGCGAGGGTCGTGTGGCTCATCGCGAACGGTCTCGTGGAACCCCGACATGTGCTCGGGCTGACCTTCACGAAAAAGGCTGCCCACGAACTCGCCGAGCGCATCGACCGAAGACTCGCGAGCCTCACCTCTGCGATGGTCTCGGCAGGTATCGAGCCGCCAGCAACACTTGCCGCGAGTACCGTGCAGCTCGGCGGACAATCGCCGCGCGTCGCGACCTACAACGGTTTTGCTCTCGATCTCGTTCACGAGCATGCGCTTCGCATCGGCATCGATCCGGACTTCACCGTCATTCCGCCCGCGGCCGCATGGCAGATCGCCTACGACCTCGTTGAATCGTGGCAGGGCGAGCTTCCCTTCGACCACTCGAGCGGCACGGTCGCGAGCGCAGTGCTCTCGCTTTCGGGGGCGCTGAGCGATCACTTGCGTACCCCGCGAGAACTTGACGAGTACCTTCGCGAGATCGAGGTCGAGACCATGAACCTCCCGCTCCAGGGTGAGGGTGGGAAAAAGCGCACCGCTCCCGCAAGCGTGAAGCGCCTGTGGCGCGTCCTCGAGCAGCGCCGGTCTCTCGTGCCACTCCTCGAGGCATTCGCGCGTGAGAAGCGCGAGCGGGGGGCGATTGATTTTTCTGATCAGGTGAGTCTTGCCGCTGCGATTGCCGAAGCGAGCAGCGAAGTGCGCGAGGATGCGCGTACGCAGCACCGGGTCGTGCTTCTCGACGAGTTCCAAGATACGTCGGTCGCGCAGCTCCAGCTTCTTGCTTCCCTCTTCGGCTCGGGGCACGCGACGTGCGCCGTGGGTGACCCAAACCAGGCGATCTATGGCTGGCGCGGTGCCTCAGCAGCGTCCCTCTCCTCGTTTGTCGAGCGGTGGGGAAGTGCGGAGTGTCCCGTGCGGCAGTACACGCTCAGCACGTCCTGGCGCAATGATGCGGCCCTGCTCACGGGGGCGAATGCCATCAGCAGGCCACTCGCGGGCAGCACGGCTGGCATCACCGTCCCGACGCTTGCCCCGCGCCCAGATGCGGGCCCCGGTGCGATCACCGTTGCCGCGCACGCGACCGAATTTGATGAGGCTACCGCGATCGCCGAGTGGATCTCGACTATCCGCACCGCGCACGAGGATGAAACCGAAGCCCTCGACGAGGCACCCCCGAGTGCCGCTGTGCTCGTGCGTTCGCGCTCACGAATTCCCGCTCTACAGTCAGCCCTCGAATCCGCGGGGCTGAGCGTGAGTGTTGCCGGCGGCGATTCCCTCCTCGCGCAGCGCGAGGTGAGCGATGTTCGCTCTCTGCTCGAGGTCATCAGTGACGCTTCGCGCTCCGATGCACTCGTGGAACTTCTCGAAGGGCCGAGATTCCGGCTCGCCCCTGCCGATATCGCCGCGCTTGGTGCGTGGCGCCGCGCTCTCGAGCGAAGTGCGGGGCCGCGGGCGGCGCTCTCGGACCCCGGCGCCGCCTTCACCCTCGTTGATGCCGTGACCTCGCCGCCGCCCCACGATTTTGTGAGCCCCGCGGGACAGCGCTTGAGCGCCTCGGCACGCGCGCGACTCGCCAGCCTCGCGCGGATCATAAGGGAGGTTCGCGGCGCCCAGGGGCTCGATATCCCGGATCTCGTGACGGTAGCGGTGCGCGCCCTCGGCGTTGATATCGCGCTTGAATCGGATCCTAGTCGCGATCAGCAACACGCGCTCGCGAACATCGAGCGCCTGCGCGCGCACGCGGAGACCTACGCACGTACTGCAAGCGCACCGAGCCTCGAGGCTTTCCTTGCGCACCTCGACGTGTCCGAGACCGAGGAGCGGGGGCTCGAGGCTGCATCCACGCAGGCGAGCGACCCGAACGCCGTCGTCATCTCGACCGTCCACGCCGCGAAAGGTCTCGAATGGGACCACGTCGCGATCGCCTCGCTTACCGAAGGCAGCTTCCCTTCCTACACGCGCCAGAGCGCCGCGAAACCCGAAACCCCGGGGGAGTACCCCGCACCGCGTGAGCCGGGATGGGTCAACGAGCTTTCGCTTGCGACCATCCCCGTTGAGCTTCGCGGCGACGGGGAAATCCTCTCCGAGCTTCGCTGGGCTGAGGCAGCAACGCAGGTGGAGCTTGAGGGGATGTTCGAGGAATTTCGCCTCGACAACGGTGCCGAGAGCCTCCGCGAGGAGCGTCGGCTTATGTACGTTGCCCTCACACGCGCCAAAAAGAGTGCCCTTCTCACCCACTCAGCATGGAGTGAGGGGGCGTCAAAGCCGCGCCAGGCCTCGCGTTTCGTGCACGAGATCAGCGCGCTCGACGGCGTAGAGCTCGTGCAGCGCGGAGGCGAGATCGGTACCGAGAACCCGCTTGAATCTGCCCCTCGCTTCGCCCAGTGGCCTACCGCCCCGCACACGCGGGAAAAAGACGTCAAGGAGGCGAAGGCAGCCGTCGGAACCGCCCGCGCGAGCGGAGTAAATGCCCTCGCTGATATCAGCGAGGAGCCTGACCTCGCCCTTTTCACCAAGGCCACGCGGCACGTGATCGCGAATCTCCGAGCCGAGCACGAAGCGCGCAGCGTGTACCTCCCGTCGCGTTTGAGCCCTTCGGATCTCGTAGCGCTCTCGGGTGCGAATGCGCCAGAGCGCGTGCGTGAACTCGTGCGGCCCATGCCCCGTAAGCCCTCCACGAGCGCGCGTCTCGGCACGCGTTTTCACGCCTGGGTTGAGGAGACACACACCCACGGCGCCCTTCTCGATGTGGACGACCTCTTGCTCGATCAGGAGGACGACGGCACGCGTGAAAGCTTGCAGGAGCTCAAGACAAAATTCGATCGTTCGATATTTGCGAACATGACGCCCCTTGCGCTCGAAATCCCCGTCTCACTCGCGCTCGAAAGAGCGTTCCTCTCGGGAGTAATCGATGCGGTCTACCCGAATCCGCAAGGCGAGGGCGTGTGGATTGTCGACTGGAAAACGGGGCGTGTGCCCTCGGGCGAGGAGCTCGCACGCAAGGCGCTTCAGCTCACCGTGTACCGCCTCGCGTGGCACCAGAAAACGGGTGTGCCACTCGAGAACATCGAGACGAAGTTCCACTACGTTGCGGCTGAGCGCACGGTGGAGATCACGCAGCATCCACGTGAGGAAGAGCTGGTCGAGCTCCTCGCCCAGCTCGGGTAGGAGATCAGCGCTCCGGCGTGACCTCGGGGTCGTGCGAGGCGAGCTCATCGAACTCTTGCTCGGCTTCGCGCCGGGCGAGTTCTGCGAGATCATCATCGACGTCGCGCAGCATTTCGAGAGCGTCAGCCACGATCGCCTGATCGTTCGTGTCGTTGCCCGAAAGCAGCCACTCGAGCACGGCGAACTCGCCGACGAGCTGGGTGCGCTCCTCGAGGCGGGCGTCAGGGCGCACATCGAGGTTCGCGCAATAGGCCGTGAAGAATGCCTCGAAGGCGGGGGCGTCCAGGCCGTGGAGCATCCACGTGAGGTCGCGAGCAGGGTCGGCGACCTGTGCATTTTCCCATCCCGTGAAGCCCGAAACCTCAGTGCCAACGGCGAGGGCCGTATCCTCATTGATCGAGCCGTGGGTGAAACGAGGAGTGAACTGCCACAGCGAATCCTCCGCGAGCAAGTGGTTCCAGCGCTGCGCAACGGCCGACGGAATCGGGTGCTCCGCGAGTGCACGTGCGACGCTTGCGCGGTAGTTCGCACGCACCTCTTCCGCCGTGAATTCCTCGACGCCCGACGCCTGGCACGCAGCCTTCGGCGCGTTGTGGATTGTGGCAACCGCGCGGCCAAGGTTCGCCGCGAGCACATGATCGTGGCTGACTTCATCGAGGTGCAGTGAAGTGCCCTCGAGCGCGAGTGCGATGGCTGCGCGTCCCCCCTCGGGAATCGACGCGAAACCCTGCGGAGCCTGCAAATACGGGGCGAGCTCGGTGCGAGAAAGCGCCTCGAGAACGCCGATCTCCTTCGCGAGACGCGCACCCGCCGTGGGCGTCGAGGGGGCGCTCACGACCCACAGGCGGTCCTGCGTGTCGCGCACGAGCGCAGACTCGATTTCCTCGCCCTCGGGCGTGGTTGAGGAAGTGGCCACGGGAATCACACCGGGAATCCCGGCCGTGGCAAGGGCGGCCAGTGCATAGGAATTTCGTCTCACCCTCTAACCGTAACCATTTCGTGCGCGTTGGATACTGTGGGACACATGCATGCGCCCATGAATTTTCCTCACACGTACCTCACCTCTCATTTCTCGGCACCGGGCGACGCGCGAGGAATCCCCACCCCCGCGGAGGAGGAAATTGAAAAGCACGTGATCCTCGTGCGAGGCGACGAGGTCGCTGTGCACGAGGGCGAGGGCGAGGAACTGCACCTGTGGACCCTCGCGCGCACGGGCACCGTGTTCCTCGGCTCCTGGAAGGACGGCGAGGTATGGGCTCTTGACGCGGAAAGTTCCGCAGACAGTGCGAGAGCGGCACTTCCCGATGGCACCCGCATGCGTAGCCTCCGTGAGATCGCGCCGATGCTCGAGGGGCGTGAACGAAGCCTCGCGCTGAGCGCCGTGGGGATGCTGACGTGGCACCGCGACGCCCGCTACTGCACGCGTTGCGGTAGTGCCGTGCACGCCACTCGCGACGGCTGGTCCCAGACCTGCGAGGGCGGGCACGAAACCTTTCCGCGCACCGACCCCGCCGTCATCACCCTTGTACGCGACGGTCTCGATCGCGCGCTTCTCGCGAAAAACCACCGCTTCACGAACGGCATGGTGTCCGCGCTCGCGGGCTTCGTGGAGCCCGGCGAAGATCTCGAGGATGCCCTCAAACGTGAGGTTCACGAGGAAACTGGCCTCGTCGTGGGTGACCTCGAATACTTCGGTTCCCAGCCGTGGCCGTTCCCACGCTCGATCATGGTGGCGTTCACATCGCGCCTTGCGAACGGTGCCGAAACGGATATCACCCTCCAGCGCGAGGAGCTCGCGAGCGCCACGTGGTTCACGCGCGAAGAGCTGACCGAAGCTCTCGAACGGGGCGACGTGCGCTTGCCGCCCTCGACCTCAATCGCCCATTCGATGATTACCGCGTGGAGGAAGGGAGAGCTTTCGTGAACACCGCACCGACCAGTGGGGCCGAGCGCATCCTCGAGGGGCTCGATCCTGAACAACGCCAGGTCGCTCAGTCGATTGGGGCGCCCCTGTGCGTTCTCGCGGGCGCTGGTACCGGCAAGACCCGAGCGATTACGCACCGCATCGCCTACGCGATCGCGAGCGGCGGCTACGCCCCGAACCACGTTCTCGCGCTCACCTACACCACCAAGGCAGCGGCGGAGATGCGCTCGCGCCTTCGCGACCTTGGGGTGCCGGCCGTCCAGGCGCGCACATTCCACTCAGCGGCGCTCAGGCAGCTCACCTATTTCTGGCCCTCGACCGTTGGAGGCCCCGCGCCTGACCTCGTGGATCGAACTCTCCCACTCGTGGCTCAAGCGATGGGGCGCCTACACATGCGCGCGGATCCCGCCGCGCTCCGCGACATTTCCGCCGAGCTCGAATGGGCGAAGTCCTCGATGATCCTGCCCGAAGAGTATCCACTTGCCGCAGCGCGCCTATCGCGCGAGGGCGTAGCGGGGTTCGAGCCGCGTACCCTGTCGCGGATCATGACCCAGTACGAGGATCTCAAGACCGAACTGCACCTGATCGACTTTGCGGACGTTTTGCTGCTGACCGCCTCGATGATTCAGGAGCATCCGCACATGGCGCATGCCGTGCGCTCCCAATACCGTCATTTCACGGTCGATGAGTATCAGGACATCTCGCCCCTGCAGTTCCGGCTCCTGCGCGCGTGGCTCGGCAATGCGAGCGACGTGTGCGTCGTGGGCGATGCGGCGCAGACGATCTACTCCTATGCGGGTGCCGACTCGAGCTACCTCCTCGATTTCACAAAGGAGTTCCCGCGCGCGAGTGTGATCCGCCTCGAGCGCAACTACCGCTCGAGCCCTCAGATCGTGCAGGTAGCGAACGCCGTGCTCGCGAGGGCTAAGGAGGGTCGGGACTCGCACGTGGAGCTTCGGGCGCAGCGGTCCGACGCCACCCGGCCCCTCGTTGTGGGCTACCCCGATGAGACCGCTGAGGCGCGAGAGGTCGCGAAGTCGATTGCCGAGCTCATTCGTGGCGGGAGAAGCGCGAGCGAAATCGCGATTCTCTTGCGTGTCAACGCCCACAGCGAACGATTTGAGGACGCTCTTGACCGCGAGGGCATCGCGTATCAGGTGCGCGGCGGTCAAAAATTCTTTGAAAGGCGCGAGGTCCAGGAGGCGATAAGCGCGCTTCGCGCGGCTCTCGGTGCAGGTGGCGGAAATGAT
The window above is part of the Dermabacter vaginalis genome. Proteins encoded here:
- a CDS encoding phosphotransferase, translating into MRRNSYALAALATAGIPGVIPVATSSTTPEGEEIESALVRDTQDRLWVVSAPSTPTAGARLAKEIGVLEALSRTELAPYLQAPQGFASIPEGGRAAIALALEGTSLHLDEVSHDHVLAANLGRAVATIHNAPKAACQASGVEEFTAEEVRANYRASVARALAEHPIPSAVAQRWNHLLAEDSLWQFTPRFTHGSINEDTALAVGTEVSGFTGWENAQVADPARDLTWMLHGLDAPAFEAFFTAYCANLDVRPDARLEERTQLVGEFAVLEWLLSGNDTNDQAIVADALEMLRDVDDDLAELARREAEQEFDELASHDPEVTPER
- the nudC gene encoding NAD(+) diphosphatase, which gives rise to MNFPHTYLTSHFSAPGDARGIPTPAEEEIEKHVILVRGDEVAVHEGEGEELHLWTLARTGTVFLGSWKDGEVWALDAESSADSARAALPDGTRMRSLREIAPMLEGRERSLALSAVGMLTWHRDARYCTRCGSAVHATRDGWSQTCEGGHETFPRTDPAVITLVRDGLDRALLAKNHRFTNGMVSALAGFVEPGEDLEDALKREVHEETGLVVGDLEYFGSQPWPFPRSIMVAFTSRLANGAETDITLQREELASATWFTREELTEALERGDVRLPPSTSIAHSMITAWRKGELS
- a CDS encoding ATP-dependent DNA helicase UvrD2; the encoded protein is MNTAPTSGAERILEGLDPEQRQVAQSIGAPLCVLAGAGTGKTRAITHRIAYAIASGGYAPNHVLALTYTTKAAAEMRSRLRDLGVPAVQARTFHSAALRQLTYFWPSTVGGPAPDLVDRTLPLVAQAMGRLHMRADPAALRDISAELEWAKSSMILPEEYPLAAARLSREGVAGFEPRTLSRIMTQYEDLKTELHLIDFADVLLLTASMIQEHPHMAHAVRSQYRHFTVDEYQDISPLQFRLLRAWLGNASDVCVVGDAAQTIYSYAGADSSYLLDFTKEFPRASVIRLERNYRSSPQIVQVANAVLARAKEGRDSHVELRAQRSDATRPLVVGYPDETAEAREVAKSIAELIRGGRSASEIAILLRVNAHSERFEDALDREGIAYQVRGGQKFFERREVQEAISALRAALGAGGGNDPDVSRIVRDVLSSRGWSDKAPEVRGAVFERWASLNALVQVADSIAEREGASLRDVVAELEERREAQSAPVSEAVTIATVHAAKGLEWPVVFVVGASEGTFPISYAKTDREIEEERRLFYVAMTRARDVLTVTWAAARSEGAKASRKASRFIAGSFDHRDEGAAERTAMKRTTGRRGARIFTTCKGCGEALTTPGEQKVGRHAGCGGEESAELFGKLRAWRRERASELKRPAFAVFTDSTLLAIADRTPASLEELHQVPGVGQSKLTQFGEEVLAIIAEAR